GAACAGCGCACCGAACGTCGAAACGTCCGTCGCGAGAAAGAGCAGCGTCGTCGAGACGTACGACTGCCGGGAGTTCCCGTGCTCGTCTCGCGTCCCGAGAAACGCCTGGTCGACCCAGCCGGCGACGCCGGCCAGCAGGACGATCGTTCCGAGGACGGCGAGAACGACGCCGACGACTGGAGGGAGGACGCCGGCCGCGGCTCCGAGCAGGGCGATCGCGACTCCGCTGTAGAGCCCGCCGGCACCGAGTGCGGCGACGAGCGGCCACTTGCTCTCGTGTTCGTGGTCGTCGTGATCGCCGTGTGATTCCGGCGGCGGATTGTGCGGCCCGTATCCGGCGCTGTCGGCTTGCAGCTCCCGGGACGAGTCGGGACCGGTCCCTGTTCCCATACCCCCGATACGACGTCGACTCCGAAAAAGTACCGCCGATCAGTAGAAGTAGTCGTCTTCGGTGAGCTGGACGTAGCGGCCGTCGCGGTACGAGAACTTTCGTTTCTTGTATGCCGCGAGGAGCTTCGTTGCGGAGATGCCGGCGGCGTACCCCCGTTCGATAATTGCCCCGCTCTTCTCGGTACCCTGCATCCCGTCGATGGTATCGAACGCTCGGTCCCAGTCGTCGGGGCCGTACTCCGCGACGATATCGGCGAAGGCGACGTTACGCAGGATTTCGTCGCCGATCGCGCGCTTCCAGACCTCGTTGTAGCTCTCGAGCGAGTCGGTCGCGGCGAGGCGACCGGCGATCTTGCCGGTTCGAACCGCAACGTGGTAGCCGCCCTCGTGGAACGCCGAGGTGGTCCCCATCGCCCCGCCGGCGACGGCGATGTTCGCACCGACGGGCGACTCGATCGGCCGCGTCGAGGATATCGGATACGTCTCCGTCCCCTTCGATTTCCCGCGGTCCTCGACGATCGGAATGTCCGTCTCGATATCGTACTCGTCGCCGTACTCCTGCTCGAGGAGGCGCCTGATGTACTCCGAACCCGAGGGGATCTGCTCGTCGGTCGGTTCCAAAAGCGCGTAGGAATCGGGGTTCGAGACGTCCGCGAGATCCATGCCGATGGGCATCGTCAGACCGACGCGGGCGACCGTCCCGTCGTTGGGGAACACCCACGGATAGGCGGTCTCGCCCGGCATGTACCCCCACCAGAACTTGAGGCGATCCTCCTCGAACAGCTCCGGCGGGAACTCCCGGTACTCCTGGTAGGCGATGTGGTTCGCCTCCGGTGGCGAGAGGTACTCTGAAACGCTCCGACCGGGGGCGGTGAACTGGTCCAGTGCCTCGAGCGTGATCCGCCGCTGTG
This DNA window, taken from Natronococcus sp. CG52, encodes the following:
- a CDS encoding NAD(P)/FAD-dependent oxidoreductase encodes the protein MERVDVAIVGGGPAGTAAAERAAAHGAETVLFEQGVPREDRAELGPDSTDAAGMLDYWIDIMGFDYREIPDEIILQELESTEFIGPESRVELTTTGMDAEYPHFGYTFHRARMDDWLHERASDAGADLRVGTGVKSLETDLRAQGGPTHTLTLSNGDRIEAQYVVLADGPQRRITLEALDQFTAPGRSVSEYLSPPEANHIAYQEYREFPPELFEEDRLKFWWGYMPGETAYPWVFPNDGTVARVGLTMPIGMDLADVSNPDSYALLEPTDEQIPSGSEYIRRLLEQEYGDEYDIETDIPIVEDRGKSKGTETYPISSTRPIESPVGANIAVAGGAMGTTSAFHEGGYHVAVRTGKIAGRLAATDSLESYNEVWKRAIGDEILRNVAFADIVAEYGPDDWDRAFDTIDGMQGTEKSGAIIERGYAAGISATKLLAAYKKRKFSYRDGRYVQLTEDDYFY